The Algoriphagus sp. TR-M9 genome has a window encoding:
- a CDS encoding bifunctional 3,4-dihydroxy-2-butanone-4-phosphate synthase/GTP cyclohydrolase II: MEKYILDPIEDAIEAIKNGEVIIVVDDEDRENEGDFVCAADTVTPEIINFMATHGRGLICAPLIEDRCEKLGLELMVGHNTAAFETPFTVSVDLIGHGCTTGISASDRAKTIKALVDDAIDPNELGKPGHIFPLKAKRGGVLRRAGHTEAAIDLSRLAGLSPAGVLVEIMNEDGTMARLPDLVEVAKKFNLKLISIKDLIAYRLKHESLIKREIGVDLPTEFGDFEMIAFRQTNTQELHLALIKGSWEEDEPVLVRVHSSCITGDIFGSCRCDCGPQLHAAMQMVEKEGKGMVIYMNQEGRGIGLINKLKAYKLQEEGMDTVQANLALGLPMDSRDYGVGAQILRDLGVSKIRLISNNPQKRVGLLGYGLEIVEQVPIEIAPNKHNERYLTTKRDKMGHNILK; encoded by the coding sequence GTGGAAAAATATATTCTAGATCCGATAGAGGATGCAATAGAAGCCATTAAAAACGGCGAAGTAATCATAGTGGTAGATGACGAGGATAGAGAAAATGAGGGGGATTTTGTCTGTGCGGCAGATACTGTCACACCAGAGATCATCAATTTCATGGCCACTCATGGACGCGGACTGATCTGTGCCCCACTTATTGAAGATAGGTGTGAAAAGTTGGGATTGGAACTGATGGTGGGACACAACACGGCTGCTTTTGAAACTCCATTTACCGTATCTGTGGATCTGATCGGGCATGGCTGCACTACCGGTATTTCTGCTTCTGATAGGGCGAAGACCATCAAGGCCTTGGTGGATGATGCCATTGACCCCAATGAACTTGGAAAACCAGGACATATTTTCCCTTTAAAGGCTAAACGAGGTGGAGTACTGAGGAGAGCGGGGCACACCGAAGCAGCCATTGATCTATCTAGATTGGCAGGGCTTTCGCCCGCGGGAGTTTTGGTAGAAATCATGAATGAGGATGGCACCATGGCCCGTCTTCCTGATCTGGTGGAGGTAGCCAAGAAATTCAATTTGAAGTTGATTTCCATCAAAGATTTGATCGCTTATAGATTAAAACATGAGTCTTTGATCAAAAGAGAGATTGGAGTGGATCTTCCTACCGAATTTGGGGATTTTGAAATGATAGCATTTCGTCAGACCAACACTCAGGAATTACACTTGGCGCTGATCAAGGGAAGTTGGGAAGAAGATGAGCCGGTTTTGGTAAGGGTTCATTCATCTTGTATTACGGGTGACATTTTCGGGTCATGTAGATGTGACTGTGGACCTCAGCTGCACGCTGCCATGCAGATGGTGGAGAAGGAAGGCAAGGGAATGGTCATTTACATGAATCAGGAGGGTAGAGGTATAGGATTGATCAATAAGCTGAAGGCTTACAAACTCCAGGAAGAAGGAATGGATACTGTACAGGCCAATTTGGCACTTGGCCTACCCATGGATAGCAGAGATTATGGCGTTGGGGCTCAGATTCTCAGGGATCTTGGGGTCAGCAAAATCAGGTTGATTTCAAATAATCCGCAAAAGCGAGTTGGTCTTTTGGGGTATGGTTTGGAGATCGTGGAGCAGGTGCCTATAGAAATAGCGCCCAATAAACATAACGAACGCTACCTCACGACCAAACGTGACAAGATGGGACACAATATTTTGAAGTGA
- the surE gene encoding 5'/3'-nucleotidase SurE, translating into MSKPLILVSNDDGITSKGIRVLVSAMQKLGEVVVVAPDSPQSGMGHAITIGETLRLTEEETFQGIKAYKSSGTPADCVKLAKHYILKDRSPDLIVSGINHGSNTSISVLYSGTMSAAIEGALEGYPSIGFSLCDYSSDAEFSHVEEWVEKIANQVLQNGIPKGIALNVNFPPKQKENIKGIKVCRQAEAKWQEEFDERVDPNGRRYFWLAGNFVNFDKGEDNDEWAIANNYIAIVPCQYDLTAHHAISQMNKNWNWDELK; encoded by the coding sequence ATGTCAAAACCTTTAATTCTCGTCTCCAATGACGATGGAATAACCTCTAAAGGCATTCGCGTATTGGTATCTGCCATGCAAAAACTAGGAGAGGTGGTAGTCGTAGCACCAGACAGTCCTCAATCAGGCATGGGACATGCGATTACCATAGGCGAAACGCTCAGACTTACAGAAGAAGAAACTTTTCAAGGCATCAAAGCCTATAAATCCAGCGGAACTCCGGCAGATTGTGTAAAACTGGCGAAACATTATATACTTAAAGACCGCAGCCCGGACCTGATTGTAAGCGGGATTAACCATGGGTCAAATACTTCTATTTCGGTTCTCTATTCCGGTACCATGTCTGCTGCGATAGAAGGGGCATTGGAGGGATATCCATCCATTGGATTCAGCTTGTGTGATTATTCCTCTGATGCTGAGTTTTCACATGTGGAGGAATGGGTAGAGAAAATAGCCAACCAAGTATTGCAAAATGGCATTCCCAAAGGCATAGCGCTCAATGTGAATTTTCCTCCTAAGCAAAAAGAGAATATTAAAGGAATCAAAGTCTGCCGTCAAGCCGAAGCAAAATGGCAGGAAGAATTTGATGAGCGAGTGGACCCAAATGGCAGAAGGTATTTTTGGCTTGCGGGAAACTTTGTGAATTTCGATAAGGGTGAGGATAATGACGAATGGGCCATTGCCAATAATTACATTGCTATCGTTCCTTGCCAATATGACCTCACTGCCCATCATGCTATTAGTCAGATGAATAAAAATTGGAATTGGGATGAGTTAAAGTAA